In Dromaius novaehollandiae isolate bDroNov1 chromosome 4, bDroNov1.hap1, whole genome shotgun sequence, a single genomic region encodes these proteins:
- the LOC112985951 gene encoding toll-like receptor 2 type-2 — MQYTSKMLKSTTTHTWQVWAIYIILTANLSEEQALKQVCPSCDATQFCNCSSRGLNFIPAGLTGKITGLNLAHNRIKHVRAHDLQQAVNLRVLLLPSNEINSIEEDSFRSLARLELLDLSNNSLARLSPAWFGHLFSLQHLNIQGNSYSDLGESSLFSNLRNLSALYLGNAQFSTIRQGNFEGITLLDELWIDGSNLSQYEPGSLKSVKKIHHIIINLKSVDVFSVIVEDLLHSVTWLEVRKIAFSIPAEMQLLRFMSFSFAKKISFKQVLFTDATVPEMISIIEDMTELMEVEMKDCRLLGTGHWSTQIHVNQSRSLRVVTIEKLSIEEFYLFSDLKAVVDLVSPLTKITVEDTKVFLVPCRLSQHLLSLEYLDLSENLLGDQSLEHSACQGGWPLLQILNLSQNSLSDLKMTGKSLSHLRNLILLDISQNNFGEIPDMCQWPENLKHLNLSSAQIPKLTTCIPLTLEVLDVSANKLKEFGLQLPFLKELYIAKNQLKTLPDAAPIPNLVAMTIRRNKLNSFSKEEFEAFKKMEMLDASDNNFICSCEFLSFIHHQAGIAHILAGWPESYICDSPLAVRGEQVVAVHLSLMECHRSLTMSLICALVFLVVLVLVVVGYKYHAIWYVRMTWAWLRAKRKPKQGPPKDMCYDAFVSYSENDSDWVENIMVQELEQACPPFRLCLHKRDFVPGKWIVDNIIDSIEKSHKTLFVLSEHFVQSEWCKYELDFSHFRLFDENNDAAILILLEPIQSKAIPKRFCKLRKIMNTKTYLEWPPGEEQQQIFWENLKVALKS; from the exons ATGCAGTATACAAG CAAAATGTTAAAATCAACAACCACACATACCTGGCAAGTGTGGGCCATCTACATCATCTTAACGGCAAACCTCTCTGAAGAGCAAGCTTTGAAGCAAGTTTGTCCTTCATGCGATGCCACTCAGTTTTGCAACTGTTCTTCCAGGGGTTTGAACTTCATTCCCGCAGGGCTCACGGGTAAAATCACAGGGTTAAACCTGGCTCACAACAGGATAAAGCATGTCCGAGCACATGatctgcagcaggctgtgaaccTGAGAGTTCTGCTACTGCCATCCAATGAAATCAACTCAATAGAGGAGGACTCGTTTCGCTCCCTTGCAAGACTAGAGCTCTTGGACTTATCAAATAACAGCTTGGCTCGCTTGTCTCCTGCCTGGTTTGGGCACCTTTTTTCACTCCAGCACCTCAACATTCAAGGAAATTCCTACAGTGACCTGGGGGAAAGTTCCCTCTTTTCTAACCTGAGAAACTTGAGCGCTCTCTACCTGGGCAATGCACAGTTCTCCACGATAAGGCAAGGAAACTTTGAGGGCATTACACTTCTTGATGAGTTGTGGATTGATGGCAGCAATCTCAGTCAGTATGAGCCAGGAAGTTTGAAATCAGTTAAGAAGATACATCATATAATCATCAACCTAAAAAGTGTGGATGTATTCTCAGTGATTGTGGAGGATCTTCTGCACTCTGTCACATGGTTGGAAGTTAGAAAAATAGCATTCAGTATACCTGCTGAAATGCAACTATTGAGattcatgtctttttcttttgcaaagaaaatttcttttaaacaggTTTTGTTTACAGATGCTACTGTGCCTGAGATGATCAGCATTATAGAGGACATGACAGAATTAATGGAGGTGGAGATGAAAGATTGTAGACTTTTGGGAACCGGTCATTGGAGTACACAAATTCACGTAAACCAATCACGTTCTCTCCGAGTTGTAACAATAGAGAAATTATCTATTGaagaattttatttgttttcagatcTTAAGGCTGTTGTAGATCTAGTATCTCCTCTTACCAAAATCACAGTCGAAGATACCAAGGTCTTTCTGGTACCATGCAGACTTTCACAGCATCTTTTGTCATTAGAATATCTTGACCTCAGTGAGAATTTGCTTGGAGATCAGAGTTTGGAGCATTCAGCCTGTCAGGGTGGTTGGCCCTTACTGCAAATTCTAAATTTAAGTCAGAATTCACTGAGTGACTTAAAAATGACAGGTAAAAGCTTATCTCACCTGAGAAATCTAATTCTCTTAGATATTAGTCAAAATAATTTTGGTGAGATTCCAGACATGTGTCAATGGCCAGAAAACCTGAAACATTTAAATCTCTCTAGCGCTCAAATTCCTAAATTAACAACCTGCATTCCTCTGACTCTTGAAGTTTTGGATGTCAGCGCTAATAAGCTGAAGGAGTTTGGGCTGCAACTCCCTTTTCTCAAAGAGCTGTACATTGCAAAAAACCAGCTGAAGACCTTGCCTGATGCTGCACCCATTCCTAACTTGGTGGCCATGACAATCAGAAGAAACAAACTCAACAGCTTCTCCAAGGAAGAGTTTGAGGCCTTTAAGAAAATGGAGATGCTGGATGCCAGTGACAATAACTTTATCTGCTCCTGTGAATTCCTCTCCTTCATTCATCATCAGGCTGGAATAGCCCACATCTTAGCGGGGTGGCCGGAAAGCTACATCTGCGACTCTCCCCTGGCGGTGAGAGGGGAGCAGGTTGTAGCTGTGCATCTCTCACTGATGGAGTGCCACAGATCCCTCACCATGTCATTAATCTGTGCTCTGGTGTTCCTGGTCGTCCTCGTCCTTGTGGTCGTTGGGTACAAGTATCACGCAATCTGGTATGTGAGAATGACCTGGGCATGGCTCCGAGCCAAGCGGAAGCCCAAGCAAGGCCCCCCAAAGGATATGTGCTACGATGCTTTTGTCTCCTACAGTGAGAATGACTCTGACTGGGTGGAAAACATCATggtgcaggagctggagcaggcCTGTCCGCCCTTTCGACTGTGCCTCCATAAACGGGACTTTGTGCCTGGGAAGTGGATTGTGGATAACATCATTGACTCCATAGAGAAAAGCCACAAAACGCTGTTTGTGCTGTCGGAGCACTTTGTGCAGAGTGAGTGGTGCAAATACGAGCTGGACTTCTCGCACTTCCGCCTCTTTGATGAGAACAACGATGCAGCGATTCTCATCCTCCTGGAGCCTATTCAGAGCAAAGCGATTCCCAAAAGGTTCTGCAAACTGCGGAAGATAATGAACACAAAGACCTACCTGGAGTGGCCTCCTggtgaggagcagcagcagataTTTTGGGAAAACCTGAAAGTAGCCTTAAAATCATAG